The Corylus avellana chromosome ca11, CavTom2PMs-1.0 genome contains the following window.
AGGCGGCTTACAGCTACGAACAGTAGCAGCAAACTGGTGAACTCTTTGCTTGTCTAGTCCAGTGCAACAAATTACATTGTTTTTGAAGCAGAAAACACGAACAGCTGGCGGAACGGTCAGCTCAACCTCATGACTGTATCCCAATTTCAAAAACAAGAGGCGTCCTGCAGCTTCAGCTCTTGCTTTGTACCCAACCCCCACGATCTTAAGAAAGCGAAAGAATTTGGCTTCCATTGAGGCTTAATGTTCTCTTCTGAGA
Protein-coding sequences here:
- the LOC132165067 gene encoding large ribosomal subunit protein uL6m-like produces the protein MEAKFFRFLKIVGVGYKARAEAAGRLLFLKLGYSHEVELTVPPAVRVFCFKNNVICCTGLDKQRVHQFAATVRSCKPPEVYKGKGIMYLDEVIKKKQGKKSK